The following are from one region of the Coffea eugenioides isolate CCC68of chromosome 2, Ceug_1.0, whole genome shotgun sequence genome:
- the LOC113761649 gene encoding 60S acidic ribosomal protein P1 → MSVGELGCTYASLILHDDGIPVTAEKIATLVKAANLTVESYWPSLFAKLCEKRNIDDLIVNVGCGGGGAAPAAVAASAGAGGAAPAAAAPAAEEKKEEPKEESDDDMGFSLFD, encoded by the exons ATGTCGGTCGGAGAGCTCGGCTGCACCTACGCTTCTTTGATTCTCCACGACGATGGCATTCCTGTCACT GCAGAGAAGATTGCTACATTGGTGAAGGCTGCGAATTTAACCGTGGAATCCTACTGGCCTAGTCTCTTTGCCAAGCTCTGCGAGAAGAGGAACATCGATGATCTTATCGTCAACGTTGGCTGTGGCGGCGGTGGTGCTGCCCCTGCCGCCGTTGCCGCTTCTGCCGGCGCTGGTGGTGCTGCCCCTGCCGCCGCTGCTCCCGCCGCAGAGGAGAAGAAG GAGGAGCCCAAGGAAGAGAGTGATGATGATATGGGATTCAGCTTGTTTGATTAG